A stretch of the Takifugu flavidus isolate HTHZ2018 chromosome 1, ASM371156v2, whole genome shotgun sequence genome encodes the following:
- the mob4 gene encoding MOB-like protein phocein has translation MVMAEGTTVLRRNRPGTKAKDFYNWPDESFEEMDSTLAVQQYIQQNIRSDCSNIDKILEPPEGQDEGVWKYEHLRQFCLELNGLAVKLQSECHPDTCTQMTATEQWIFLCAAHKTPKECPAIDYTRHTLDGAACLLNSNKYFPSRVSIKESSVAKLGSVCRRIYRIFSHAYFHHRQIFDKYENETFLCHRFTRFVMKYNLMSKDNLIVPILEEEVQNTSSAGESEA, from the exons ATGGTCATGGCGGAGGGTACTACAGTTCTCAGGAGGAATCGGCCTGGAACCAAGGCGAAG GACTTCTACAACTGGCCGGATGAATCTTTTGAGGAGATGGACAGCACTCTCGCTGTCCAACAG TATATTCAGCAGAACATTAGATCGGACTGCTCCAATATTGACAAGATCTTGGAGCCCCCAGAGGGTCAGGATGAAGGTGTGTGGAAATATGAGCATCTCAG GCAATTCTGTCTGGAACTCAATGGTTTAGCTGTGAAACTACAG AGTGAGTGCCATCCAGACACCTGCACCCAGATGACAGCCACAGAGCAGTGGAtctttctctgtgctgctcacaAGACACCTAAAGAG TGCCCCGCTATTGATTACACCAGGCACACGCTGGATGGAGCTGCCTGCCTTCTCAATAGCAACAAATACTTCCCAAGCAG GGTGAGCATCAAGGAGTCATCAGTGGCCAAGTTGGGCTCCGTCTGTCGTCGCATCTATAGGATATTTTCTCACGCCTATTTCCATCACCGCCAGATATTTGACAAGTATGAG AATGAAACGTTCTTGTGTCATCGCTTCACACGCTTTGTAATGAAGTACAACCTGATGTCGAAGGACAACCTGATTGTTCCCATCttagaggaggaggtgcagaacACCTCATCAGCTGGAGAGAGCGAGGCCTAA
- the hspe1 gene encoding 10 kDa heat shock protein, mitochondrial — translation MRVVLLDVSLTWSEFLPVSLIDASADTGVQVHVVSQTHHFLIMAFRKFLPLFDRVLVERLTAETVTKGGIMLPEKSQGKVLQATVVAIGPGSLNQKGDVHPVSVKVGEKVLLPEYGGTKVVLDDKDYFLFRDGDILGKYVE, via the exons ATGCGTGTAGTCCTTCTGGACGTTTCTCTCACGTGGAGTGAATTTCTCCCAGTGAGTCTAATTGATGCTTCCGCAGACACAGGGGTGCAGGTCCACGTTGTCTCCCAGACCCATCATTTTCTCATAATG GCCTTCAGAAAATTCTTACCTCTGTTTGACCGTGTGCTGGTAGAGCGCTTGACTGCAGAGACGGTTACAAAGGGTGGCATCATGCTGCCAGAAAAGTCCCAGGGGAAGGTACTGCAGGCCACTGTGGTGGCTATCGGGCCAGGCTCCCTCAACCAG AAAGGAGACGTACACCCAGTCAGTGTGAAGGTTGGAGAGAAAGTCCTCTTACCAGAGTATGGTGGAACTAAAGTTGTTCTTGATGACAAG GACTATTTCCTGTTTCGTGATGGGGATATCCTTGGCAAATACGTCGAAtaa
- the rftn2 gene encoding raftlin-2, with protein MGCGLRKLEEPEDSSPGKIYSTLKRAQVETRTDSVYEYVLLDFSLEGSRPTVQYVSSLSELPQALLPYYTQGYVMVALHPIILSVGRTRCLPFSLLYRAILVRPRHSKQPTAMCHSVPVLRVEEWMLPGESLTGDTVRALIDRVNSSARGGVRFIGSVLQQASGTTNSRRSSPKRGCRSPSGSPPGMPAKDRELEENSHSPDLKLLVFFHSWAPGCAPLDSLACHYHQGALSMRVSRKGHVVSALEADWLELTATYYRKGWSLVDSFVYWDTPKGEPVPRSLEGLFVYEERSPSPPANDTIVVEQWTVIESSNMKTDYGPLLHTLAEFGWLLTCVLPTPIMRHDSDGNLATKQIVFLQRPVRSQAAGKPKNPVVSVHSDVSSSVSRALCNPVPPDESSLAVGGSRRFPMFGEGRPSVLSYMDENGLEQDEGTSEVTCM; from the exons ATGGGCTGCGGGCTACggaagctggaggagccagaggacagcAGCCCCGGGAAGATCTACTCCACGCTGAAGAGGGCACAAGTGGAGACCAGAACGGACAGCGTGTACGAGTACGTGCTGCTCGACTTCAGTTTGGAAG GAAGTCGTCCCACAGTTCAGTATGTCTCCTCCCTGTCCGAGCTGCCCCAGGCCCTGCTGCCCTACTACACCCAGGGTTACGTCATGGTGGCGTTGCACCCCATCATCCTGTCTGTGGGTCGAACTCGCTGTCTGCCCTTCAGCCTGCTTTATCGGGCCATCTTGGTCCGGCCCCGACACAG TAAGCAGCCAACAGCCATGTGCCACAGCGTGCCGGTTttgagggtggaggagtggaTGTTGCCCGGAGAGTCTCTGACGGGCGACACAGTCAGAGCCCTCATCGACAGG GTCAACAGCAGCGCCCGAGGGGGGGTCCGGTTCATCGGCTCGGTCCTCCAGCAGGCTAGCGGGACCACCAACAGCAGGCGGAGCAGTCCAAAGAGGGGCTGTCGCTCCCCCtcgggcagccctccagggatGCCAGCAAAGgacagagagctggaagagaacAGCCACAGTCCCG ACCTGAAGCTGCTGGTATTTTTCCACTCCTGGGCTCCGGGCTGCGCTCCTCTGGACTCGCTGGCCTGTCACTACCACCAAGGAGCCCTCTCCATGCGTGTTTCCAGGAAGGGCCATGTGGTGAGCGCCCTGGAAGCGGATTGGCTGGAGCTGACTGCCACCTACTATCGTAAAGGCTGGTCTTTGGTGGACTCCTTCGTCTACTGGGACACACCTAAAG GCGAGCCGGTGCCTCGGTCATTAGAGGGGCTGTTTGTGTATGAAGAGAGGAGCCCCTCTCCCCCCGCCAACGACACCATAGTCGTAGAGCAGTGGACCGTCATTGAG AGCTCTAACATGAAGACGGACTAcggccccctcctccacaccctgGCCGAGTTTGGTTGGCTACTCACGTGTGTGCTGCCCACCCCCATCATGAGACACGACAG TGATGGAAACTTGGCCACAAAGCAGATcgtgtttctgcagagaccGGTCCGAAGTCAGGCAGCGGGGAAGCCCAAGAACCCG GTTGTATCGGTGCACAGCGACGTGTCCAGTTCCGTCAGCCGGGCCCTGTGCAACCCCGTCCCGCCAGATGAATCCTCCCTAGCCGTGGGCGGCAGCAGGCGCTTCCCAATGTTCGGAGAAGGACGTCCCAGCGTCCTCTCCTACATGGATGAAAACGGCCTGGAGCAGGATGAGGGGACGTCTGAGGTCACCTGTATGTGA